One part of the Lytechinus pictus isolate F3 Inbred chromosome 3, Lp3.0, whole genome shotgun sequence genome encodes these proteins:
- the LOC129257001 gene encoding uncharacterized protein LOC129257001, with protein sequence MAHASAYIPDLDNLTPGLLDLPLAVNRGDLTGIQEAQAKRKLNRRIPLITRELKDRPICHGNRNYVGMLHYRLQEKDKAIICWEKTVEEDPTNLNAIKDLCTAYAKLGDHNESSKWHTHLEDIQSKLSGKPDEEKLVNARCQFEQAFAACWDLHTQTWSKGIMQMEQTVEKLRAALEYAGGVISQDEKEDWCLAIGQAYERLSHRHKRSNNIPQYINSIDMAAQYLHLSMSSSKHTLHMAEAWGVLGNALTYNPTDTPTSIPGFIDKKYNKYWHKPSLCYDKALDLDPGNAWVLGNYGHLLYMQGEYSAAIKKLDESITNDPSASSWFSYDILSKAYTKLARNTDDKCRQERYQRLATEYSQKAYSFNPNPRTKSQRGEIALDMAKSSSTDQEKKYFSLQALGHFTESFEIQDGMDISDAHFKQGKCLLDRDRWSAVQSFKMAISTSCSRSYQERIVSKYLLPNYLDHYKAEQKPKNLLAELAFWITDACVQQQSATLIFENLGKLAQRKFQNEILDVMEYIVLNQPTVISVSGMITAGFIILRKTSFKRYNYKRLQNLESQHNSRIHSSIFVSTSLPDNVPPEKAQNPNCECDFYVITPSEWTRWVQYNLLAGMECDFYSLKGYYQERDTPIGKMRLKSQAEAIKKSAYILIIHSESFSDHRECQHLFEIACQAKPASRMALLKLDNTAIAPHMAHIEQIFDFSGYQTTSRWFDLAKFLMPRSCTATATTTMTSTKNMAATATPVPNCDTD encoded by the coding sequence ATGGCACATGCTTCTGCATACATCCCAGATCTAGACAATCTCACTCCTGGGCTACTGGATTTACCCCTTGCGGTCAACAGAGGAGACCTGACTGGCATACAAGAGGCACAGGCCAAACGTAAACTAAACCGACGGATCCCTCTGATAACAAGAGAACTTAAAGATCGTCCAATATGTCACGGAAATAGAAATTATGTAGGTATGCTGCATTACAGACTACAGGAGAAGGACAAAGCCATTATATGTTGGGAAAAGACAGTTGAAGAGGATCCTACAAACCTCAATGCCATAAAAGATCTATGTACTGCATATGCCAAGCTTGGAGACCACAATGAATCAAGTAAGTGGCATACACATCTTGAAGATATCCAGAGCAAACTATCTGGCAAACCAGATGAGGAAAAGCTAGTGAATGCTCGTTGCCAATTCGAGCAAGCCTTTGCTGCATGCTGGGACCTGCATACACAAACATGGAGCAAAGGGATAATGCAAATGGAGCAAACTGTGGAGAAATTAAGGGCAGCTCTGGAGTATGCAGGAGGTGTTATCAGCCAGGATGAGAAAGAGGATTGGTGCTTAGCGATTGGGCAAGCCTATGAACGTCTATCTCACAGACACAAACGTAGCAACAATATTCCACAATATATAAATTCAATTGATATGGCAGCTCAGTATCTGCACTTATCCATGTCTTCCTCAAAGCACACCTTGCACATGGCTGAGGCATGGGGTGTCCTTGGAAATGCACTGACTTACAATCCGACTGATACACCTACTTCTATACCTGGATTTATTGATAAGAAGTATAACAAATATTGGCATAAACCCTCACTGTGTTATGACAAAGCACTTGATCTCGACCCCGGTAATGCATGGGTTTTGGGAAACTATGGTCATCTGCTATATATGCAAGGCGAGTATTCAGCAGCAATCAAGAAACTTGATGAATCCATTACAAATGACCCGAGTGCTTCATCATGGTTTTCCTATGACATCTTATCCAAAGCATACACAAAATTAGCAAGGAACACAGATGACAAATGCCGGCAAGAAAGGTATCAACGCCTAGCAACTGAGTATTCACAGAAGGCATACAGTTTTAATCCCAATCCTCGGACCAAGTCTCAAAGAGGTGAAATAGCCCTTGACATGGCCAAATCTTCCTCTACTGATCAAGAAAAGAAATACTTTTCACTGCAAGCCCTTGGACATTTTACAGAGTCCTTTGAGATCCAAGATGGAATGGACATAAGTGATGCCCACTTCAAGCAGGGTAAATGTCTTTTAGACAGGGACAGGTGGTCAGCAGtacaatctttcaaaatggcaattagTACCAGCTGTAGCAGAAGTTATCAAGAGAGAATAGTATCTAAGTATTTGCTTCCAAATTACTTAGACCACTATAAAGCTGAACAAAAACCCAAGAACCTTCTTGCAGAGTTGGCCTTCTGGATTACTGATGCTTGTGTACAACAACAATCTGCAACCCTCATTTTTGAGAACTTAGGTAAGTTGGCCCAAAGGAAATTTCAAAACGAAATCCTAGATGTCATGGAGTACATAGTATTGAACCAACCAACTGTGATTAGTGTGAGTGGAATGATCACTGCAGGCTTCATCATCTTAAGAAAGACATCTTTCAAGAGATATAACTATAAGAGATTGCAAAATCTTGAGAGTCAGCATAACAGCAGGATACATTCTTCAATCTTTGTATCCACTTCCCTGCCAGATAATGTGCCTCCAGAGAAAGCACAGAATCCAAACTGTGAATGTGACTTCTACGTCATTACACCAAGTGAATGGACTCGATGGGTACAATACAATCTTCTTGCTGGTATGGAGTGCGATTTCTACTCTCTGAAAGGTTACTATCAAGAAAGGGATACACCAATAGGCAAAATGAGGCTAAAATCTCAAGCAGAAGCCATCAAAAAGTCTGCTTACATCCTCATAATACATTCAGAGTCTTTCTCAGACCATAGAGAATGCCAGCATCTCTTTGAGATTGCATGCCAGGCTAAGCCAGCCTCACGCATGGCCCTACTAAAACTCGACAACACAGCAATTGCTCCACACATGGCTCATATTGAACAGATATTCGATTTTAGTGGGTATCAGACGACCTCAAGATGGTTTGATCTTGCTAAATTTCTGATGCCTAGGTCATGTACAGCCACTGCCACTACTACTATGACATCCACTAAAAATATGGCTGCTACTGCTACACCTGTACCTAATTGTGACACAGATTAA
- the LOC135153442 gene encoding uncharacterized protein LOC135153442, with the protein MNFHNRIRNDFGKDCLYRIRHLERTGQKIARYRNHLRFSLHCKHNRVTPVSLQLSSAVKGGKADNILRKAERALLNVRVGQIVGKINFLNSEKERLNAAISNELPCDVISEVKTRVERSQVKEHEASKTRQQNKFARLLEKKNAENSRNFNTNIASDCIGKWVKNCSDRLLRDSELSVLVKGLNFSVAPTEVPVVDIITSTETACRKLNERSATELRSKVVGLLSRPRKLEPNLNKEETEALNDLKKDKNIRVLPADKGRTVVILNTCDYNSKCESLLNDTNTYKKLGSKDPTSKYKKELVSALQEIERDGGINRDEYRRLYPTTDTPPKFYGLPKIHKPNIPLRPIVSSIGSITYNCAKHLAYILSPLVGQTCHHVTDSQSFAECIKNAHVEEDEELRSYDVTALFTSVPIDKALKIIQSKLQSVNTWKDRTRLSVDHIVKLLDVCLRCTYFVHNGIYYQQIHGAAMGSPISPIVCNLYMEHFEQLALESAPHPPIWWFRYVDDTHTKLKKEFSQEFTDHLNLIDPDIQFTTEGEEGRSLAFLDTLTVIQPDGNLDIKVYRKPTHTDQYLNFSSNHPLEHKLGVIKTLFHRAEAVITDPVTVSEEKAHVKRALSKCGYPSWVFNKIDNSAKGKSPPRKDNPKPPKGQIVLPYVKGLSEALRRNFSQFGIRVCYKPTRTLRQYLVAPKDKTEKKDITGPIYLIPCQGQTTKGLCQESYIGETERSLRTRFLEHRRPSSTSSEVSQHIHIESPGHCVDINKVQVLDREPRYFERGVKEAIYIRAFRPSLNRDGG; encoded by the coding sequence atgaactttcatAATCGTATTCGTAATGATTTTGGCAAGGATTGCTTGTATCGAATTAGACATTTGGAAAGAACTGGGCAGAAGATCGCTCGTTATCGCAACCACCTTCGGTTCAGCTTGCATTGTAAACACAACAGGGTCACACCTGTGAGTCTACAACTGTCGAGCGCTGTCAAGGGGGGTAAAGCGGATAACATCTTACGCAAAGCAGAGAGAGCTTTATTAAATGTACGTGTTGGACAAATAGTTGGAAAGATCAACTTTCTCAACAGTGAAAAGGAACGTTTGAATGCCGCCATTTCGAATGAATTGCCGTGTGACGTCATATCGGAAGTGAAAACGCGAGTGGAGAGGTCACAGGTCAAAGAACACGAGGCTTCCAAAACACGACAGCAAAACAAATTCGCTCGGTTGTTGGAGAAGAAAAACGCGGAAAATTCTCGGAATTTTAACACCAACATCGCGTCAGATTGCATCGGTAAATGGGTGAAAAACTGCTCTGATCGTCTGTTGAGAGATTCTGAATTGTCGGTGTTAGTGAAAGGGCTTAATTTCTCCGTAGCGCCTACAGAGGTTCCCGTTGTTGACATCATCACTAGTACGGAAACCGCATGCCGTAAGTTGAACGAACGCAGTGCTACTGAGTTGAGATCTAAAGTCGTTGGATTACTGAGCCGACCGAGAAAACTCGAGCCCAATCTCAACAAAGAAGAAACTGAGGCTTTGAACGATTTGAAGAAAGATAAGAACATCAGAGTTTTACCAGCAGACAAAGGTAGGACTGTGGTTATTCTGAACACTTGTGATTATAATAGCAAATGTGAATCTCTTTTGAATGATACCAACACTTACAAGAAACTTGGTTCGAAGGATCCTACAAGCAAGTATAAGAAGGAACTTGTTAGTGCTCTacaagaaatagagagagacgGTGGTATCAACAGAGACGAATATCGCAGGTTATACCCAACTACAGATACCCCTCCTAAGTTTTATGGTCTCCCTAAAATCCATAAACCGAACATTCCACTTCGACCGATTGTAAGTAGTATTGGATCAATTACTTATAACTGTGCCAAGCATCTTGCCTACATTCTGTCACCTTTAGTTGGTCAGACTTGTCACCATGTAACTGATTCTCAATCTTTTGCTGAATGTATTAAGAATGCGCATGTTGAGGAAGACGAGGAACTGAGATCATATGACGTGACAGCTCTTTTCACTTCAGTTCCTATTGACAAGGCCCTGAAGATTATCCAATCCAAACTTCAGAGCGTGAACACTTGGAAAGATAGGACTCGCTTATCAGTGGACCACATTGTGAAACTGTTGGATGTTTGCCTGCGATGTACTTATTTTGTTCACAATGGCATATATTATCAGCAGATCCATGGAGCAGCGATGGGATCGCCAATTTCCCCCATTGTTTGTAATCTGTACATGgaacattttgaacaattaGCTCTTGAGTCAGCACCTCATCCTCCAATATGGTGGTTTCGATATGTTGATGATACACACACTAAACTCAAGAAAGAATTCTCGCAGGAATTTACTGATCATCTGAACTTGATTGATCCGGACATTCAATTCACCACTGAAGGTGAGGAAGGACGGTCGCTGGCATTTCTTGACACTTTGACGGTTATTCAACCAGACGGCAACTTGGATATCAAAGTTTACCGTAAACCTACGCACACCGACCAATACCTGAACTTTTCCTCTAATCACCCACTTGAACATAAGCTTGGTGTGATCAAGACTCTTTTCCATCGAGCGGAAGCGGTTATCACAGATCCAGTCACCGTTTCTGAGGAAAAAGCACACGTTAAACGGGCTCTCTCCAAGTGCGGCTATCCTAGTTGGGTCTTCAACAAGATCGATAACTCAGCTAAAGGAAAGTCTCCGCCTAGAAAGGACAACCCCAAGCCACCCAAAGGACAGATTGTACTTCCGTACGTTAAAGGATTATCGGAAGCCCTTCGTAGGAATTTCAGTCAATTTGGCATTAGGGTGTGTTACAAACCAACAAGGACCCTTAGACAGTACTTGGTTGCGCCGAAAGATAAGACAGAGAAGAAGGATATCACCGGTCCTATTTATTTGATTCCTTGTCAAGGACAGACGACTAAGGGTCTATGTCAGGAATCTTATATAGGAGAAACAGAACGTTCCCTTAGGACAAGATTCCTTGAACACCGACGCCCTAGCTCCACTTCCTCCGAGGTATCTCAGCACATCCACATCGAATCCCCTGGCCATTGTGTTGACATCAACAAGGTACAAGTGCTGGACAGGGAGCCGCGGTACTTCGAGAGAGGTGTGAAAGAGGCCATCTACATCCGGGCGTTCAGACCTTCTCTCAACAGAGACGGGGGGTGA